DNA from Granulicella cerasi:
TGCGGCGCGGTGTCACTCGGCGGCTCCGACGAGGGCGCAGGTATCGAGCAGGAGCAACAGGATGCGGCGTAGCGCGAGCGTGCGGTTCGCAGGGGTGAACCATTCGCCGGTGGTGTGGATGCCTCCGCCTTGGCCGCCTGCGCCGATAGCCAATGCAGGGATGCCGACCGAGAGCGGGAGGTTCGCGTCGGTGGAGCCGAGGCGTGAGTCTGGCTGGAGCGAGAGGTGACGATCGACGGCGCGGAGGCTGGTAGCCAGCGCGGAGTTTGCGGCGAGCTCACCTGCGGGACGATCGCCGATGCGTTCGGCGGAGATGCTGAGGTCGGGCCAGCGGGCGATCACGCCGCTGAGATGCTTGAGGACCGACATCTCGAGGCGGTTCAACTCATGCGCGGAGGCGGAGCGCAGGTCGAGGTCGGCTGAGGCTTCCGCGGGGATGGAGTTCACCGTGCTGCCGCCGAGGATCGTGCCGATGTTGAGCGTGGTGCGCGGCGTGGCCGGAAGGCTCAGGCGTTGCAGTTCAACGATCAACTCCGCGAGCGCGACGATGGGGTTGGGCCGATGCGAGTCCGCCCAGGAATGGCCGCCGGGACCGGTGAGCGAAATGCGCAGACGTCGACTGCCGAGCGCGCGATCGATGACGGTCGACGTGCCTGCGCCTTCGAGTGCAATGGCCGAACGGATCCGCGGAGCGTAGGGCGACGGGCCAAAGAGATGGCGCATGCCGCGCAGATCGCCGTGGCCTTCTTCGCCGACGTTCGCGGCAAAGAGAATGGTGGCGGCAGGCTGGATCTGCGAGTGCTTCAGCGCAGCGGCGAGCGCGAGTAACGCCGCGAGACCGGCTGCGTTGTCAGTGGCACCGGGCGCGTGGAGCGTACCGTCCTCCTCCTCGGTCGGCACAATGGGGGTGTCGGCGTCGAAGACGGTGTCGAGATGCGCGGAGAGCAGCACGCACTGCTCGCTGGCGCCGGGAAGCTCGGCGAGGGCATTGCCGGCTTCGTCGACGTGGACGTCGGCGAGGCCGAGATCGCGAAAGCGGTCGGCGAACCAGGCGGCGCGGGCTTGCTCGTGGAAGGTCGGGGCGGGAATCGCCACGAGTTCGCGCTGCCAACGGCGCACCTGCGGTTCATGCAAATGCAGCCAGCCAAAGGCAGCGTGCACGGCACGCTGTCCGGCGAGCGTGGTGATGCGGCGGTTCGCGGCGGAGTTCGTCACCAGCTGAATTTCTCCGCAGCGTTCGGCCGGACGTAAAAGGTCAGCTGTCCGGGATGGGTAGGCGTCCAGAGAGGCAGAGGGTTGCAGGTGTTTGCGTCCGTCACGCCTGTGCTGAGGATTGTCGCGACCGGAAAGATCTGGATTTGAGAGCCGCAGGAGACCTGCCCACTGACCCGGATTTGCAGCGCCGTCATGTTTGCGGCGAGGGTGAGTTTGGCGTTCCCACTCTCATCCGTGGTCAGGATCACGTCGAGGTCCTGGGCCCGCGAAGTCTCTGCGGTGTCAAGGCTGGAGATTGCTGAGGCACTTGAAGCTTCAGTAACGGTGAGCCGGGTCTTGGGCAGGGACTTTCCGCTGCGGCCATCGCGAAGCTGGATCTCAATCTGCGCTGCGGGCTGCGGCGTTTGAGCTGTGATCGCGGCGACGGTCGGAGCGAGGATCAGGCCAAGCAGCGAGATTTGGAAGCGCGTGGGCATGGATGCGAGACTCAGCTTTCACCTTCCAGTTTGCCAGCCTGCGGAGCTTGCGCTTCGTAATCCACCTGCTTGAGGAAGAGGCCACGTGCGGGCGCGGTCGGTCCTGCGGCGGTCCGGTTGCGAGCTGCGAGGATCGTCGGTATCTCGTCGGGCAGGATCGCACCGCGGCCGACGTCTACGAAGGTGCCGACGAGGTTGCGCACCATGTGGTGCAAAAAGCCCGTGCCGTGGACGCGGTAGATGAGCAGGCCGTCTTCGCGTGTCCACTCAGAGCGATCGATCGTCTTCACGGGATTAGGGCCGGAGCGCTGGCCGTCTTCGCGGAGAGATTTGTCAGGGTCACTGGCGGCAAAGGAGGTGAAGTCATGCGTGCCGAGGACCTGGCGCGATGCCTGCTGCATCAGCTCGAAATCGAGCGGCCAACGACAATCCCAGACGAAGGGTGCAAGGAAGGGCGAGCAGACGAGTTCGGCAGCGGGCTGGCCGGGTTGCTGGCGCACTCGCCGCTCAAAGACGCGGTATTCGTAGGTCTTGCCGCGCGCGGAGTGGCGCGCGTGGAAGCTTTCCGGGACGAGCTCCGCTTGCAGCACGCGAATGCTCTGCGGCAGCACGCGATTGAGCGCGCGGAGGAAGTTCGTGGGCGGCAGCGCACCGTTCAACGGAAAGGATATGACCTGGGCGAGGGCGTGAACACCGGCGTCGGTGCGCCCCGAGCCCTGCGGCTGTACGGATTCGCCGGTGAGGTGATGGATGGCTTCGCTGAATGCTGCCTGTACGGTGGGCAGACCGTTGGGCTGGATCTGCCAGCCGTGGAAACTGCTGCCGTCATAGCTGATTGTGAGCTTCCAGTGCGCCATCTTGGGGTTGCCTTGCGTCCTCTGTCGAAATGGTACAGAGTTTGGTGCGGTGGAATACACGACGTCGTCGCGCGACGAAGTTATACTCGTGAGGATTCCCGCGCGTGGCTTTTCAGGTTGTTGGAACTTCGCGCTGGTGTCGTCCGTATGTAGTTGCAGAGGATCGTTGTGCGCGATCCCCGGAGACCAGGAAACGATGTTGAAGCATTTGCAGGCGGCGGCGTGTGTCGCCCTGACGTTGGCCAGCGCATCTGCGCAGATGGCTGCGCAACCTTTTCAGGCCGCACCCCAGCAACAGCAGGGGACGCCGAACGCTGCGCAGACAGGCGGTCAGGTAAGCCCGACGACGCCCGCTACGGCCGTGCCGGTGCAGAACGACACGACCGGCGATCCGAACCTGCCGCAGGCCCCCGCGCCGAAGCTGACTGAGCCGCTGTATCTGCGTCCGACGACGCGTGATTACACCGAGGGCTATCGCTTCCTTCCGAATCCGCTGCTCGATTACAAGGCGATCTCGTATCCCGGACAACGCCTGACGAACACCTCCGACCTTCGTGATCTGCTGCACGACGGCAAGATTTACATGAGCCTGTCGGACGCTGTGGCGCTGGCGCTCGAGAACAACTACGACATTGCGGTCGCCCGCATCAACCTCGACATCGCGGATACGGACATTCTGCGCGCGAAGGCAGGCTCGACGCTGCGCGGCGTTTCGACCTCGATCGTGGACAACACGCTGGGCGGCACGACCACCACGATCACCACCGGTGGCGGCCCTGCGGGAACGACTTCAAGCACGGCCGGCACGGGTGCTTCAGGACTCGTCCTGAGCACCAATGGCGGCGGTCCCGCGCCCGAGGTCTTCGACCCGGTTCTGACCGGCACAGTGAGCTACGAAAGCTCGACAACGCCCCAGAGCACGACGGTTCTGACCGGAACCAATACGCTGAACCAGAAGCTGTTCACCTGGAACGCGGGCTATCAACAGGGGTTCAAGACGGGCACCTTGCTGAACGTGACCTTCGATAACTCTCGCACGGGCACCAACAGCGAGCGCTCGACCTACAGCCCGCTCTACCAGAACAATTTCAAGGCCCAGCTCACGCAGCATCTGCTGCAGGGCTTCGGGCTCTGGCTGAACACGCGCTTCATCGTGCAGGCAAAGAACAACCGTCGCATCGAAGACTCGGTTTTCCGTCAGCAGGTGCTTTACACCGTCAACCAGGTAGAGAACATCTACTGGGCGGTGGTAAGCGCGTATGAGGACG
Protein-coding regions in this window:
- a CDS encoding M20/M25/M40 family metallo-hydrolase, translating into MTNSAANRRITTLAGQRAVHAAFGWLHLHEPQVRRWQRELVAIPAPTFHEQARAAWFADRFRDLGLADVHVDEAGNALAELPGASEQCVLLSAHLDTVFDADTPIVPTEEEDGTLHAPGATDNAAGLAALLALAAALKHSQIQPAATILFAANVGEEGHGDLRGMRHLFGPSPYAPRIRSAIALEGAGTSTVIDRALGSRRLRISLTGPGGHSWADSHRPNPIVALAELIVELQRLSLPATPRTTLNIGTILGGSTVNSIPAEASADLDLRSASAHELNRLEMSVLKHLSGVIARWPDLSISAERIGDRPAGELAANSALATSLRAVDRHLSLQPDSRLGSTDANLPLSVGIPALAIGAGGQGGGIHTTGEWFTPANRTLALRRILLLLLDTCALVGAAE
- the truA gene encoding tRNA pseudouridine(38-40) synthase TruA, which gives rise to MAHWKLTISYDGSSFHGWQIQPNGLPTVQAAFSEAIHHLTGESVQPQGSGRTDAGVHALAQVISFPLNGALPPTNFLRALNRVLPQSIRVLQAELVPESFHARHSARGKTYEYRVFERRVRQQPGQPAAELVCSPFLAPFVWDCRWPLDFELMQQASRQVLGTHDFTSFAASDPDKSLREDGQRSGPNPVKTIDRSEWTREDGLLIYRVHGTGFLHHMVRNLVGTFVDVGRGAILPDEIPTILAARNRTAAGPTAPARGLFLKQVDYEAQAPQAGKLEGES